One genomic window of Brevinematales bacterium includes the following:
- the amrA gene encoding AmmeMemoRadiSam system protein A: MEKLKLTGEQQQTLLKAVRVAIERELKVPSPAPVPAMDDDVFSGKFGLFVTLTIQGNLRGCIGYVEGVKPIREAVGDMAIQAAFHDPRFYPLSLKEYSGLDIEISILYPVEEVSDLEEIQVGRDGLIMEKGYRRGLLLPQVATEYGWDRTRFLNETCRKAGLEPFAWENGAKVYKFEAEIFNEEETGLK, translated from the coding sequence ATGGAAAAATTGAAACTGACCGGCGAGCAGCAGCAGACGCTTCTGAAAGCGGTGCGCGTCGCTATAGAACGGGAACTGAAAGTCCCGTCGCCCGCGCCGGTTCCGGCGATGGACGACGATGTATTCTCGGGGAAATTCGGCCTCTTCGTCACATTGACGATACAGGGGAATCTCCGCGGGTGTATCGGGTATGTCGAGGGTGTGAAGCCGATCCGCGAGGCTGTCGGGGATATGGCGATTCAGGCGGCGTTCCATGACCCGCGTTTCTATCCCCTTTCGCTCAAGGAGTATTCCGGCCTCGATATTGAAATATCCATCCTGTACCCCGTCGAGGAAGTGTCCGATCTCGAGGAAATCCAAGTCGGGCGGGACGGCCTGATTATGGAAAAGGGATATCGCCGCGGGCTTCTGCTCCCGCAGGTCGCCACCGAGTACGGGTGGGACAGGACGCGTTTCCTGAACGAGACCTGCCGTAAAGCCGGGCTCGAACCGTTCGCGTGGGAGAACGGCGCGAAGGTCTATAAGTTCGAGGCGGAAATTTTCAACGAGGAAGAAACGGGGTTAAAATAA